The DNA region GAGCGGCACGGATCGAAAGGACCGAATGCCTCCAGTAAGGACGCAGGCCCTCAGGAGGAAGACCTTGTTCCCGATGGATGGGATGACGACGGTTTAGACGAGGACGATCTGTTGTCTGTATCGTCGCCAGACATTGACGGTCGAAAACCGCCATCGATCGCGATGCCTTCCAGCTCTATGAGTATCGACGAGTATGTACGGCACAAATCCGGAGATAAAGCACACGAGACCAACAACATTTTTCTGAAGGGGGATCGTCGTCCTGCTTGGGAGACGTCCAGCTTGTCTCACCAACCAGAGAGTGTTGCCCCCAGCACGTCGATTCAGCAAGCCGATTTTTTCGACGATTCCTTCCGGAAAGCGGCCCAGAGCTTATCACAAAAAAAGTCAGACAGTGTTGTTCTATCGGCAGGTCTATCTATGAATAAGCCCTCAAAACCCAACGAATggggagacgacgacgatttcttcTCGGATGAGAAggattttgacgacgatACGGCTGGGCTAAAAGATGCGAACACCACCGTAAATGAGGCAGTTTCTACCGGTAAAATGGATCAGGAATTGGAGCCCAAGAAGTCCTTTAGCGCTGGGCAGGGCGAGCAGCAAATTACGAACCCAAGCGGGTGGGGAGATGATGACGATCTTTTCAGCGATGAAAGCAACGACACGCCGAAGGAAACTGTGATACCCTCCGAGCAAATTTCATTGCCAGCCGTCCTTCCCTCTTCGGACGATGCCACAGATGGGTGGAACGACGATTTTTCCTTCAACGATGAAGATGCAGCTGCGATAGAAGATGGCGACAGTGCTCCAACCGTAGCCCACCCTTCACTAATTCCTGTGTATCCGGCGGCTCGATCCAGATCACATCTATATCAGGACCTAGAGGAATATCTGGATCTGCTACCTCACCTGACGACATCCATTCACGCCGTTTTGGAAGCGGAATACAACATTCCAGAAAAAGCGTCAGAACTTCTTCAATACTACGAAGAACGCCCGGGTCTCTTAGACTACACTGTGAACAAGGAGCTATTGCGGATGGACTACGAGTTGATAGAGCCAAATCCGCGCACTGGTGGTTGTCCCATTACTGTGACTGACAAAACCTCGATTGCACAAGCCCTGCGACAAGATGAAATGTCCTTGACGGGGCGTTGTGCGAACCAGTCACTCCTGGCTGATTTACTACAAGTATTGACTGGCCCTGATCGTGTGGTCCGCCCACAGTACATGGCAACAGCGGTAGCGACTTCTTGTAACTTTCAACTCGACTTGCAACAATCTTGGGTACAGTGTCGTACCCGTCTTGATCTTGGCTTGCCGACCGAAGACGGTCGTTGGAAAGTGGCAAACTTGGATGTTTACATTTCGGTCGTGCTCAACCCGGAGCAGCCGTATGTAGAATACCAATTGGAGGCGATCCACCCTGTGGCCCGCAATGCGGATTGGGCTGTTAAAATTCAGAGAGTGGTAGAGGTTTTAGAAAGTCTTGACCTAGCCGATGATCATAGCGAAGGTGTCGACAATGCACATTCAGATATCGACTACCGTGACGCTTTTTTGCAACAATCCCAGTCTCTCATGCAAAACTCAGTAGAAGGCATGCGTTCCACCTTGCAAGAGATTGACTCAATTACAGGTCTGAGTAGCAAGATGAAGCGAATGCCAGCATTCTTACCAGATGATGTAATTCAGGCAGCTGAAGAGCACACGGCTTCATCGCCACACCATAGACCCCAGTCTATTTTGGGCGGTTTTATGAGACAGGGCTTGAGCCGACTTGCGAAGCAGGTGGCTCTTCCGGAGGAGGACCCAACGATCTATGAAGAGTGGAAGGGATCAGCGGTCTCTAGAAAGCCTATGCAACCTCGTGGACAGTCGCCAACTTTAACGACAGACCTGCGGGGGCTAAAGCATCTACACGAAGCTAAGTTGTATCGCTCTGTCTCGCCCAAACACCCGACAGTCTCACCACAAGTCACAAGGTCTCCGAAACAAGAGTTTCCAAAGCTGTATTTTGGTGAGGCAGAAGCAGATCGCATGGAATCAATCTCCATGACGAAAAAATCACCTCGTTCAGGAGGTTTGCAATTATATCGAGAAGAAAATCGGCAAACAGCTGCAAAACCTGAGTCTCCGGTGACAAAGCAACTAGTTGATCAGAATCCTTCGAAACCCCCGACGCTTATGTTTCCAAAGTTGTATGGTACAGAAAGTGTCAGTACAAGTCCTCAAAACTACGGCAGCGAATCGCAATTTCCGCTCCCTCGTAGTCATTCGAAACTTGGCAGGAATCCTCTCCCCGACAAAAGCGTTCCTCAAGGTGATGGCTGGGATGACCATGATGACTTTTGTAAGGGAATATCTGATGGCAGCTTTTCCGCCTCCGATTTATGGCAATCGGGGTCCGAGCTCTGTGCACCTATAAAACCATCGTTTGTCGTGGATGATCCCAATTTTGTCTACAATCCAGTGGACGGTATCATCCCAACACGAACACGATGGGTAAATCCATACCCAGGCAGTCGTCGGCTATCGTCATTCCAGGCTTAGTTCACCATAGATTCCACAGTGAATCTTGAAGGGGATGATTTCAGCCCGTCAACATATCAGAGTAAGTCAGCAGAGGCGTTTCTGGCTGCGTTTTGTCTCTGCTTCCCTCTTACAGTCAGTTTGTATAGTGTTAGCAACACAATTTTAGGTTCTGTCTGTCTATtgtcttcgctttcttctcacagtcagtttaTGTCAATGGTGGTAGCGGCACAATTTCAAATTCATGTCCGGGTTGCTGTTTCAATTTGCATCACATTAGGTTCCCGATATTTCGGGCGTCTTTTCGTACTTATATAAACTATAGATCAATTCTAGATTCCTCATTCTTATCGCTGGACAGGCACCGAGCGTTCTTCCCTTAGCTGACGTTCATTGTACAATATCAGCAGTAAGCTCCAAACCGAGTTGCTTCGTTCGTTAGGGTTAGAGTTGCTTCGTTCgttccttccttccttccgTCGTTCCATACGCGCTGTTGATAAGCTTCAATAGCCTTTGCACTCCAAGTAGCAAGTGGAAGAATACTTCGGCGAGAGTAACAAACTGGCGAGTACTGTAAGCATGTCTGGTGCAAGGACTCGTCAAGCCTTGTCGAAGCTGTATCCTGCTCTCCGAGGACCACTGCAGCAGGTCCGCGCCGACGTATTTGGGCAATATGCGAACCTCAATCTGGGCCGATCGGGGTACAAAGAAAGCAAGCGCCAACTGGATGGAGTATACATCAATCAATACTACCAGGATTCCATTGCTACCTCAGCTCGTAAGGTATGTACAAAGCTTCTTGACTTTTGAGTGTGCGCTGGAAGTATTGGCTCCCTTCGAGATGTAGAAATTTTTATTTTACAGGCCTGATGTGTCCCTACAAAGCTATTGCGGTAGCAAAACGACtggcttcactgtcaagttgCTCTTTATCCCGTCTCGCGTCATTCTCAATGTTGGGTTTCTTTTACTACCTAGGTTTTTCCGGGCTTTTTAACAGAAGAGGAGGAACGCCGGAGAATCAAACTTATCCAGTTACGTCGACGAGGAAAGGGCCCGCCCAAAAAAGGCGCTGGTGGAcgatccaaaaagaaaaagtaaaaGTAGTAGCAAGATAAGTCAGCAAATGCAATCAACGCAAgcctttttctcttcttgAATATCGCGTTTTATAATTATTTTCGCGAATTTTTATTGACGTTAAGTTCAGCTTCCTCTGGGATTCTCATCACCCAGCGATATAGACGCCGATACCATCGATTACGTCGTTCTCGTTCCAACCTGCGCTCTTCCAGAACCTCCTGTGGTCGCTTTATTCGTTTTGTATTGTCAAAGTCCTTGGccacaattttgttgagGCGCTCCAGCATTTCGTCATGTTCCACTTCCAATTTCGCTTGccgcaagcttttggaagattttCCCTGTGAAACCTCCATCTCTTTGAGTTTCCCGTCCAAGGCGTTGCTCACGACCCACGCTGCTAAGACTGAAAACAGCACAAACGGAACCCCCGCCTTGATGCCAACATTTTTCAATTTTCCGTCGTCTTCAGTAGCCTTGGGTCGTTCTAGTGTACCAAATTTCGGCACCGGCTTTTTAGAGGTCGTTGTTGCTATCCCGCTCGTTTTTTCACTTGCTAAATTAGCCTGGCCAGACATAAGGCGCGGATTGCAAAACCCATTGCGTCCTTTCAATGAGGTTTTATAGACGATTGTACCTCCGCTTACCCGGATTTGTTGCAGGATTCGAAAACTCATATGTTAAAATCAGTCTTCAATAGATGAGCAAACGTACGATACAACTCTGCGAGTGAGGAAGGTAAACGGTATCTACGTTCAAACTGGCCACCATGGTCGCTTGATTGATGTGttggttcacagtcagattCTCCGATAGTCTGTGCTACGTTTGACGAAAGGTTTCGAATATAGTTGCCTGTACTACTTCGAATTGCTGATGTAACTGTTAATTTCCGGATTGTCCGGTGATAAaacaaagtcttccaaatATCAACGCTATTTGTCTATTTTAGTGACCGAAGGAGGGTCACTATTGGACTACCTTCTTTTCCTGCGCATACATGTGACCATCCCCAGTTGCATAGCAATTCTGAAGATTCTCATCGCAATCGTCATTCCTTGAGCTCTGAAGTCGCTGTAACTACCGGATATCTACATTACACCCATTCAAATTGACCATGTCGTCGCCTTCTAAGAGCGCCGGGAAGAGAGGACGGAGAGATCGGTCAAAACGAAAGACAGAAAAGCTGGACGAATCCTGGGCTTCGTCAGCGCATTCTGACAGGTTTAGGAAGGAGAACGATCCATTGAATTCAAGTTCAGCCGTTGACGTCCACAAAGCGTTGGTCTCTGCAAATGATGGTAGTCACAGGAAACGCTTGTCGAAAAAATCAACCTTGACGCCAAAGAAGCGGTCAGAAGACATAGGTTCGTTGCAATCCTTTTTACAAGAAGCACCTCCAATGGTGAAATCCGATCTGGAAGATCGATCGCGAGGTGCCTACAGTACCGCTtcgaaaatggcgaaggccAAAACTCGGGGTCCGAACGCAAAATTTATGAGTACGACTATTCCAAAGGACAAGCTCGATCTCTTTCTCGAAAAAATTGGTTCCGCTTCCTCGCCAAATTGGGTCCATGCATCAGAAGAGCAGCTACGGTCATCACTAGCAACCAGTACCAGCAACATCTCCGTATACGCCAATACAAATAGTCTGCACAAATCAAAGCTCAAAACATCGTCAGGTAGCGTGTTGAGTTCGTTTCTGCATGAAACTAGGGCGACAGACCGAAGTGATTTGGAAACTCGTTCAGCAGTCGGAAGCATGCCCAAAGCTGAGAATCACACTCTTCCGATTCCCGAAACTAAGAGTGAGCTTATCGCCCTCATGAAGTCCTTGTCTGCAACAGGCAAGCAAATTCCGGAAGCTTCTTCGACTTTACAATCTTGTGTACGCAAATTGGAAACCGTAAAGGAGGACGAGGACGGCCGGATGAAAGGAGAGCTCCGTTCCCGTCGTCGGACGGCCGATACGGGCaacattgccaaggaaaacCGAC from Phaeodactylum tricornutum CCAP 1055/1 chromosome 23, whole genome shotgun sequence includes:
- a CDS encoding predicted protein; translation: MEEESDFGDGWDDPDLDISIADGDDGASEPETATPPQTGGLFSSVTATHDPRPAWERHGSKGPNASSKDAGPQEEDLVPDGWDDDGLDEDDLLSVSSPDIDGRKPPSIAMPSSSMSIDEYVRHKSGDKAHETNNIFLKGDRRPAWETSSLSHQPESVAPSTSIQQADFFDDSFRKAAQSLSQKKSDSVVLSAGLSMNKPSKPNEWGDDDDFFSDEKDFDDDTAGLKDANTTVNEAVSTGKMDQELEPKKSFSAGQGEQQITNPSGWGDDDDLFSDESNDTPKETVIPSEQISLPAVLPSSDDATDGWNDDFSFNDEDAAAIEDGDSAPTVAHPSLIPVYPAARSRSHLYQDLEEYLDLLPHLTTSIHAVLEAEYNIPEKASELLQYYEERPGLLDYTVNKELLRMDYELIEPNPRTGGCPITVTDKTSIAQALRQDEMSLTGRCANQSLLADLLQVLTGPDRVVRPQYMATAVATSCNFQLDLQQSWVQCRTRLDLGLPTEDGRWKVANLDVYISVVLNPEQPYVEYQLEAIHPVARNADWAVKIQRVVEVLESLDLADDHSEGVDNAHSDIDYRDAFLQQSQSLMQNSVEGMRSTLQEIDSITGLSSKMKRMPAFLPDDVIQAAEEHTASSPHHRPQSILGGFMRQGLSRLAKQVALPEEDPTIYEEWKGSAVSRKPMQPRGQSPTLTTDLRGLKHLHEAKLYRSVSPKHPTVSPQVTRSPKQEFPKLYFGEAEADRMESISMTKKSPRSGGLQLYREENRQTAAKPESPVTKQLVDQNPSKPPTLMFPKLYGTESVSTSPQNYGSESQFPLPRSHSKLGRNPLPDKSVPQGDGWDDHDDFCKGISDGSFSASDLWQSGSELCAPIKPSFVVDDPNFVYNPVDGIIPTRTRWVNPYPGSRRLSSFQA
- a CDS encoding predicted protein; translation: MSGARTRQALSKLYPALRGPLQQVRADVFGQYANLNLGRSGYKESKRQLDGVYINQYYQDSIATSARKVFPGFLTEEEERRRIKLIQLRRRGKGPPKKGAGGRSKKKK
- a CDS encoding predicted protein; translated protein: MSGQANLASEKTSGIATTTSKKPVPKFGTLERPKATEDDGKLKNVGIKAGVPFVLFSVLAAWVVSNALDGKLKEMEVSQGKSSKSLRQAKLEVEHDEMLERLNKIVAKDFDNTKRIKRPQEVLEERRLERERRNRWYRRLYRWVMRIPEEAELNVNKNSRK